CTTCGGTTATTGCGTTTTTTATCCATTCTATATGGTGGCCACTATCGTGGATCGCAACCACATCAAAACGGAAATCTGTCGCATCTATATTAAGGTGTTGTTTTTTCATCCACAACGTAGCTGTTCTGATAAGGTGACGCTGTTTGCTACGTGTTACTGTTTCTGCTGCATGGCCATGGCGTTGGTTTTGTCGGTATTTCACCTCAACAAACACTAATGTTTGGCTCAGGCCATCTTGCATGATTAAATCTATTTCTCCACCACGAATAGTGAAGTTTTTTTCAATAAGGGTTAAGCCTTGGCGACTTAAATAGTTTGCCGCCAATTGCTCATAATGGCTACCGGTTTTTCTCCGGTTAAATAGCCCCATATATCAGTGTTTCGTCCAGCTAATTTCACGCTGCACAACACAAGAATCATCAATGCTTAACACACCGGTTTCGCCATTGATTGTGTATCCTTGCACTACTTTCATCTGTGGCAGTTCGTTCATCAAACGGTACGCGTCCATGCCAAGAGCCTGTAGGCGACGTTCACCATTGGTATCATTTGGCCATAAACGTTCCATCTGATTACTGATGGAGTTACTTGGGTGAACCAGTAATGGAATATCACTGTAAGTGACTCCAGTTAAATCTTCATATTGACGACCACCACCATTACTGGTCGAGTTCGAAAACAGGCGTGGTGGTTGAGTATCTGGGTTGATCGCCACTTCGATAAACGGTTTGATCAAGGTTAGCTCTGCGCTGTTTGCTACGATGTAGACTGCGTCGATATCACGGCGACTGCGCGGTTGGCTTTTTAACTTCATCCCTGTTAACTCTTCCATCTGAGCAATATTTTGTTGGCTATCTTGCAAACCGAAGACGGAATTAATATTACGCTGTAAAGTTCGTTTGTTGCTGAAAAGGCTCACTGCGACTTTATTCTTGCTGTATTTACGCCACTCTTCGTTGAATGCTTCTACAACACGTTCACCATAGCTGCCTTCTGGAGCAAGAATAAGAGGGTATTGATATCCTTCGCTAAAGAGGTGTTTGGCTGCTTGTGCTACCTCTTGTTCTGGAGAAAGAGTGAGATAACAAGTTTGATAACCGCTTTCAACGGTTTCTGGAATATTGAGTGACAAGGTTTTGATTGGATTATCACTGTCTTCTTGAACTTTTTGCAGCGCTTCCACTTTGTCTTTTTCTAGCGGACCAACCACAAAATCAATGTGCTTTTGTTCCAGTGTCTGCTCAATTTTTTCTAGCGATTCAGCATTGGTATCAATCACCGTTAATTTTGCACTAGGCAGACGAGTTTGATCGTTCATCATTGACATAATAAACCCGTCGCGAATTAACTGTGCCTGACGAGCATATTTGCCCGTTAGCGGTAACAGCAACGCAGTATTGTTTGGTTTCGAGATGTTCATTGCCAAAATATCCTGCACATCTTGCGGCGTGTTTAATGCCGCAGGGTGGTTGGGATTTTCTCTTAACCAGTTCTTCAGCGTGTTTTGCAACTGAGGTAGATCGCTGCCTAGCGTTTTCATATAAATGGCTAATTGAAGCCAGCCATCTAAAACGTCTTCGTCTGGAGTTGTGGTGAGATCGGTAATGGAGTGACTGTTGTAATGGCTAAGGTTGTTCCATATTTGATCGGAAATCGCGCCCCATTGATTTTGCATTGTGTATTGATAAAGGGCGACCAGCTCTCGACTAGAGTCAAATGGTTTATCTAATGAGGTATAAATATCAGCTTTTAGCTGATGGTACTCTTTCCATTGTTGATCGGCTAACTTCCAGTATGGTTTGAAATCAAGCTGTTGCATTGCTTTGTCATACTGCTCAACGTTAGTCAGCAACTGTGCTTTATTGAGTTGCCACTCAGCAGTTTGTTTATTACTCAGTTTTTGTTTGGATAGTCGTTTACTGATTAACTCTGCTTGTTCGGTGTTGTTTGCTGCGATCGAAGCTTTCATCGCCATGATTAACAAATCATTTTGCAAACTACCTTGAGTGGTATCCGCTTGCATGATGTAGATTTGCGCAGTCTCACTTGGTTCACTAGTGATATCAACATAATCAGGTGCTGAAGGTTTAGACGAACACGCCGCCAACGCAATTGCTAATGCAACAGGAGTGAGTAAGCGTGGTACACTGCGTCTCTGATGGTTTTTCATAGCCATGAGTTCTTAAGTTAATCCGTGTAAAATTGTCTCTATATTAATCGTTGAAGTGATGGTAAACAAATGACAGATAGCAAAACCTTGGACGTCCCGACGTTATACATAGTTCCGACGCCAATCGGGAATCTGGGAGATATCACCCAAAGAGCCCTAGATGTACTTTCAACTGTTGATATCATCGCCGCTGAAGATACACGCCATACTGGCAAGTTACTCTCTCACTTCAATATTCAAACTAAGACGTTCGCTTTGCATGATCACAATGAACAGCAAAAAGCTCAAGCATTAGTTGAGAAATTATTAGCAGGGCAATCCATCGCATTGGTATCCGATGCGGGTACGCCGCTTATCAGTGATCCAGGGTATCACTTGGTTAGTCAATGTCGTCAGGCGGGTGTTAAAGTTACGCCACTTCCTGGTGCCTGTGCTGTGATCACTGCGCTAAGTGCGTCAGGTTTACCTTCAGATCGTTTTAGTTTTGAAGGGTTTTTCCCTGCGAAAAGTAAAGGTCGTAAAGACAAATTACTTGAAATCGCTAAGGTAGAGCGTACGTGTATTTTTTACGAGTCGCCACACCGAATTAGTGAATCATTAAAAGACATGCTGGAAATTTTAGGTCCAGAACGTGAAGTGGTGCTCGCCCGTGAACTCACCAAAACATTCGAGACTATCCAAGGGTTACCTTTAGGTGAATTGGTTGAATGGGTTGAAGAGGATAATAACCGTAAGCGCGGTGAAATGGTTATTCTGATTCATGGTCACCGTGAAGAAAGTCATAGTGAGCTTCCTGAAGAAGCGTTGCGAACCTTAGGTATTTTAACTAAAGAGTTACCTTTGAAAAAAGCAGCAGCCATGACGGCAGAAATATACAATTTGAAAAAAAATGCTCTATACAAATGGGGTTTAGAGAATCTCGATTAAGACCGAGATAGATGTGGAGTTGCTGGAAGTTTGACCGGTTGAAGCCTATTTAAGCTTGAATGGTGATTCTTCCTAGACAGTGCGAGTGGTTAACTATATTATTCGCGCTCGGAGTTGGCTGGGTAGTCGCTGCTTCATTGACGTCCCTTAACCTCGTGTTAGGGAGACTGATGAAGGGGAGGAAAGTCCGGGCTCCATAGAGCAGGGTGCCAGGTAACGCCTGGGGGGCGCAAGCCTACGACAAGTGCAGCAGAGAGAAAACCGCCGATGGCCTTCGGGCACAGGTAAGGGTGAAAGGGTGCGGTAAGAGCGCACCGTGCGACTGGTAACAGTTCGTAGCAAGGTAAACTCCACCCGGAGCAAGACCAAATAGGCTTCCACATAGCGTTGCTCGCGTTAGGAAGCGGGTAGGTTGCTTGAGCCAGTGAGTGATTGCTGGCCTAGACGAATGGCTACCGCCGCGCAAGCGGAACAGAACCCGGCTTATGATGCCGACTCCACCTATTCTAAACCCATCATAGCTCTCGAGTTATGATGGGTTTTTTGCTTTATATTGACTCAGCCGATGCTAAAAGCTTTAAACTTAGCGTAATGTCACGTCTTAGATAAGTTAATGGTTAGCAGCAGTGTCGGAAATCAGTACACTAAACAGACACAAGCCGTTAGGCGAAATGAGAATATTATGACTGAATCATTCCAACATATTTCTGTGCTTTTGCATGAATCCATCGATGGTTTGGCCATTAAGCCAGACGGTACCTATATTGATGGTACTTTTGGTCGCGGTGGTCATAGTCGGACAATTTTATCTAAGCTTGGGCCAAATGGTCGTCTGTTTAGTATCGACCGTGATCCGCAAGCAATTGCCGAGGCGCAAAAAATTGATGATCCGCGCTTTACTATCGTACATGGCCCGTTTTCAGGTATTGCTGAATACGCAGAGCGTTACGATTTAGTCGGAGAAGTTGATGGCGTACTGTTTGATTTAGGTGTGTCGTCACCTCAACTTGATGATGCAGAACGTGGGTTTAGCTTTATGAAAGATGGCCCACTGGATATGCGCATGGATCCAACATCAGGTATCCCTGTATCAGAATGGTTAGTGAATGCTGATTTAGATGATATCACGTGGGTAATTCGCGAGTTTGGCGAAGATAAGCATGCTCGTCGTATTGCGAAGGCGATTGTGGCTTATAGAGAAAATGAAGAAAATGAACCATTGACTCGTACTAGTCAGTTAGCCAAATTGATCTCTGATGCAGCCCCAAAAAGCTTCAAAGAGAAGAAACATCCAGCCACTCGCTCATTCCAAGCGTTTCGTATCTATATCAATAGTGAACTTGAAGAAATTGATAAAGCTCTTAACGGTGCAATGAACGTGCTAGCGAAAGAAGGACGTTTGTCGGTAATCAGCTTCCACTCTCTGGAAGACCGTATGGTGAAACGTTTTATGCGTAAAGAGAGTAAAGGGCCGCAAGTGCCTCATGGTATCCCAATGACGGAAGACCAAATTAAAGCGCTTGGAAGTGCTAACCTTAAAACGGTTGGTAAAGCGATTAAACCTAGTGAATCTGAAGTGGAAGTGAATCCTCGTTCTCGTAGTTCTGTATTAAGGATTGCGGAAAAACTGTAGATTGCGAAAATAAACGGTAATTATGTCTCAAACTACTCCTAATCTTGCAAAATTAATTTTGATCGATTTGCTGACAGTCGGTCGAGTGCCTCTCATTATATTGGTTCTGATATTTGCCAGTGCCATGGGAGTAGTTTTAACAACACATGATACTCGCCAAGCGGTTTCTCGTTTAGACCGAGTGCAGAGTGAACGACTTCGACTCGATAATGAGTGGCGCAACTTAATCATTGAAGAAACTGCACTAGCGGAACATAGTCGTGTGCAAGACATCGCCCAAAATCAGCTGGACATGAAACGTCCGGATGCAGACAAAGAAGTAGTGATTAATATCAAATGAAGAAACCGTCTAAATCGAAGAAGGCTCAGTCAGCACCCGCAAAGAAAACGTCATCTCAGCAATCTGCCATTTTTATTCGATGGCGTTTTTATCTTATCTTATTTTTTATCTTTCTCGCTTTTGCCACTTTGGTGGGGAGAGCCGCCTATATTCAGATTATCGAACCCGATAATTTAATTCATCAAAGTGATTTACGTACTGTTCGCGCTAAAACGATTCACTCAGCCCGTGGCATTATTTCTGATCGTAATGGTGAAGCATTAGCAGTTTCTGTCCCGGTTGACGCTGTATGGGCTAACCCTGCCATCATAATGAAAAAAGGGGCTCTAAAGGATAAAGATCGTTGGTATGCGCTCGCTGATGTGCTTAATCTTGACCGTGAAGGGTTAATCAACAAAATTCGAAATAGTAAAAATGATAAGGACGAACCTCGTCAATTTATCTATTTGCAGCGTCAAGTAAATGCGGCAATGGCCAATTATATTCGCCAGTTAAAGCTCCCTGGGGTTGGTCTAAAAGCCGAGTCGAGACGTTATTATCCCGCTGGGGAAGTGAGTGCTCATACGGTAGGAGTTACCGGTATTGATGGGCATGGTTTAGAAGGGGTTGAGCGCAGTTACGATAAATGGCTCACTGGAGAAGCCGGTAAACGGATTATTCGTAAAGACCGTTACGGACATGTTGTTGAAAATATTTCACTGGAGAAAAGTGAAGCAGGTAAACCCCTAACATTGACTATCGACCAGCGAATTCAAGCCATTGCTTTTCGAGCGGTGAAACAGGCCATGGCTGATTATCGAGCGACCTCTGCATCAGCGGTGATGGTGGACGTCAAAACCGGCGAAGTGCTGGCGATGGTAAATGCCCCATCTTATAACCCGAACAACCGCGCTGATTACCAAAGTTATAAAATGCGTAACCGGGTGATTACCGATGCTTTTGAACCAGGCTCGACAGTGAAACCTTTTGTTGTACTCGCTGCTCTCGAAAACGGAGTTGCGGATGAACACACCATTATTGATGTAGGTAACGGTACTATGCGTATAGGTGGCGCTCGTGTTCGAGATTCGGATCGTATTGTTGGCGGTAAAGCATCGCTGCAAATGATCTTGAAAAAATCGAGTAACGTCGGGGTGTCTAAACTATCACTGCGTATGCCAATTGAAGCGTTATTAGGCATGTATAACTCAGTAGGATTGGGGGAAACGTCAGGTCTAAACCTACCCGGTGAAAGTACGGGGATTTTCCCAACCCGTACACGTTGGTCTGATTTTGAAAGAGCCACCATTGCGTTTGGTTATGGATTGGCGATTACTCCTATTCAATTAGCTCATGCTTATGCGACATTGGGAAATATGGGTAAATATCAGCCATTACATTTAATTGAAGGGCATCGCCAAGCCAATTTAGAACATCAAGTTGCTGATCCTAAATATGTTCGTGAAGTCTTGGATATGTTGGAAACGGTTACCCAACCAGGTGGTACTGCTGTTAAAGCCGCTGTGCCGGGATATCGTATTGCGGCCAAAACCGGGACCTCGCGTAAAGCGATTGCTGGTGGCTATAGTGACGAATATTTTGCCTATACCGCAGGGGTCGCGCCAGTGAGCAATCCACGATTATCTTTAGTGGTGATGGTTAATGAACCGCAAGGGGATTCTTATTATGGTGGTGCGGTTGCTGGTCCCGTCTTCGGCGAGATAATGAAAGGTGCGCTGCAGATTTTAAATATCGCACCAGATGAGAACAAAGTTACAGACGATCAAAAATAGATAAGTGTGGATATTATGAGAAACACGGGGAAAGCGCTTTCGAGTCTTTTATCTCCATGGCTAGTCATGGAACCGTCTACTGCCACTCAAGTTCAGGTGACAGCATTACATTTAGACAGTCGCCAAGTCCAACCCGGCGACACTTTTGTCGCTGTCATTGGTCACTCCGTCGATGGTCGTCAGTTTATCGACACTGCGGTGAATCAAGGAGCCAATGCTGTTATTGCTCAAGCAGACGACGACATTCACCCTCACGGTTTTGTCACAGAGCACAACCAAACTCCGGTGATATATGTTGAGCATCTTAATGAGCATCTGTCCGAACTAGGGGCGCGTTTATACGGTGAACATCATAACAAACCCATTGCAGTAACAGGAACTAACGGCAAAACAACGATAACGCAGCTTATTGCCCAATGGTTAACACTCGTGGGTAAAAAAGCGGCTGTGATGGGAACCACCGGTAATGGATTTCTTGACTCTCTGAAAACGGCGAAGAATACCACAGGTAGTGCGTTAGACATTCAAGAGCAACTATTTGAACTCGCACAGCAAGGCGCTGAATATACAGCACTAGAGGTCTCGTCACATGGTTTAGTTCAAGGGCGCGTTAGAGTGTTGCCTTTTGCTGCGAGTGTATTCACCAATTTAAGTCGTGACCATCTTGATTATCATGGCACGATGGAAGCTTACGCTAAAGCCAAGCAATCACTCTTTACCGAGCATCACTGTGAAGCGGCCATTATTAATAGCGATGATGCAATTGGTCACCAGTGGCTTAATGAAATACCGAATGCCATTGGTGTGTCATTGTATCAAAAACCTGCAACTGACAAATTCGTTTGGGCAACTCAAGTTGAGTATGTTGATAGTGGTATTAGTATGCAGGTTGAAGGTACTTGGGGCCAAGGAACACTGACGGTGCCTTTGATTGGCGAGTTTAATGCTTCTAATGTCTTACTCGCCTATACATGTTTGCTTTCATTGGGTTTTTCTGCTCAGCAATTATTGAGTACGGCTCCGAAATTACAACCTGTCATTGGACGCATGGAGCTATTTCAACACCCTGCCAAGGCAAAAGTGGTGGTCGATTATGCCCATACTCCAGATGCACTAGAAAAAGCGTTACAGGCACTGCGTGTGCATTGCAAAGGTAAACTTTTTTCTATCGTGGGTTGCGGTGGTGACCGTGATTCAGGTAAGCGCCCGATGATGGCTCAAATTGCGGAGCAGTATGCCGATAGCGTCGTGCTTACTGATGATAACCCGCGCAGCGAATCTCCTGAGCAAATCATTCAAGATATGCAAGCAGGTCTGGCTCATCCAGAGCATGTTTTGGTTGAACATGATCGTTTCAAAGCCATAGCACTAGCACTTTCTCATTCAACCAAAGACGACATTATTCTTGTGGCGGGTAAGGGCCATGAGGATTACCAAATTTTAGCGGACAGAACGATACATTATTCTGACCGTGAATCGGCACAAACCTTGTTGGAGTTAACCGCATGATAACGATGACATTAAGTACCATCGCTGCAGAATTAAATGGTGAATTAATTGGTCAAGACTGCGAAATTAAAACGGTATCGACGGATACTCGTTATATTGAAGGTCAGTCGTTATTTATCGCATTAGTGGGTGAACGTTTTGACGCGCATGACTTTGTTGCTCAGGCTCAAGAGAATGGTGCTGCAGCTTTATTGGTGTCAAGAAAAGTGGCATCGTCACTTCCACAGGTGTTAGTGACTGACACTAAACAAGCGTTAGGTCAGCTAGGGGCTTATGTACATCAACAATGTGCAACCCCAACGATTGCAATTACTGGGAGTTGTGGGAAAACAACTGTTAAAGAGATGGTCGCAAGTATTTTGTCTGAAAAAGGGAAAGTGCTATTTACGTCCGGGAATTTTAATAATGATATTGGCGTGCCTTTAACCTTACTGCGCTCCACCCCTGAAGATGACTACGCAGTGATCGAACTTGGCGCGAACCATATTGGAGAGATTCAATATACGGTGTCACTTGTTCAACCTGATATTGCGTTGGTTAACAACGTTGCCGCTGCTCATCTTGAAGGTTTCGGCTCGATTGATGGGGTGAAGCAAGCCAAAGGTGAGATCTACTCTGGGTTAAAAGCCGGGAGCTGTGCTGTTGTGAACCTAGATAGCAATGGTGGTGATCGATGGAAAGCGACGCTGGCCAATAAAAAAGTAAAAACTTTTTCCATTACCGATCACAATGCTGACTTTTACGCTCAAAATATCAGGCTTAATGAAGATGGAAGAGCTAGCTTTACTCTGGTTACTCCAAAGCAGCAAGTACCTGTCACACTTGGCATTATAGGTAAACATAATGTCGCGAATGCATTAGCTGCTACCATTTTAGCGACTGAGATGGGCGCAAGCATTGAAAATGTCGTGACTGGTCTTGCCAACATTACGCCAGTAAAAGGGCGTGTCGCGGTATCAATGTTAACTGACAAAATTAAGTTGATTGATGACAGCTATAACGCCAGCGTTCCTGCAATGAAAGCGGCCGTAGATTTGTTGGGTGGTTTCCCATCTATGCGCTGGTTAATTTTAGGCAATATGGCGGAATTAGGTGAGGAAAGTCTTGCACTTCATCGTCAAGTCGGTGAACATGCTGCACCATTCAAGTTTGAGCATGTCTTGACCTATGGTCAGGATACAAGAGTGATCAGTGACGTTTGCCAGGGTAAACATTTTGACACTCATGAAGATATGATTTTATACATCAAGCAGCAACTCGAAAAATACAACGATCAAACTCATACCTTATTGATCAAGGGTGCCTTGAGCTCAAGTATGGGAAAAGTTGTTGCTGCGCTTAAGGAGATATTCTGATGATTATTTGGCTTTCGGAGTTACTCCAGCCATATTTTTCTTTTTTCCGTTTGTTTGAATACCTATCTTTTCGGGCGATAGTAAGTATTTTGACTGCCTTG
This DNA window, taken from Vibrio nitrifigilis, encodes the following:
- a CDS encoding YraN family protein, with protein sequence MGLFNRRKTGSHYEQLAANYLSRQGLTLIEKNFTIRGGEIDLIMQDGLSQTLVFVEVKYRQNQRHGHAAETVTRSKQRHLIRTATLWMKKQHLNIDATDFRFDVVAIHDSGHHIEWIKNAITEG
- a CDS encoding penicillin-binding protein activator, which gives rise to MKNHQRRSVPRLLTPVALAIALAACSSKPSAPDYVDITSEPSETAQIYIMQADTTQGSLQNDLLIMAMKASIAANNTEQAELISKRLSKQKLSNKQTAEWQLNKAQLLTNVEQYDKAMQQLDFKPYWKLADQQWKEYHQLKADIYTSLDKPFDSSRELVALYQYTMQNQWGAISDQIWNNLSHYNSHSITDLTTTPDEDVLDGWLQLAIYMKTLGSDLPQLQNTLKNWLRENPNHPAALNTPQDVQDILAMNISKPNNTALLLPLTGKYARQAQLIRDGFIMSMMNDQTRLPSAKLTVIDTNAESLEKIEQTLEQKHIDFVVGPLEKDKVEALQKVQEDSDNPIKTLSLNIPETVESGYQTCYLTLSPEQEVAQAAKHLFSEGYQYPLILAPEGSYGERVVEAFNEEWRKYSKNKVAVSLFSNKRTLQRNINSVFGLQDSQQNIAQMEELTGMKLKSQPRSRRDIDAVYIVANSAELTLIKPFIEVAINPDTQPPRLFSNSTSNGGGRQYEDLTGVTYSDIPLLVHPSNSISNQMERLWPNDTNGERRLQALGMDAYRLMNELPQMKVVQGYTINGETGVLSIDDSCVVQREISWTKH
- the rsmI gene encoding 16S rRNA (cytidine(1402)-2'-O)-methyltransferase encodes the protein MTDSKTLDVPTLYIVPTPIGNLGDITQRALDVLSTVDIIAAEDTRHTGKLLSHFNIQTKTFALHDHNEQQKAQALVEKLLAGQSIALVSDAGTPLISDPGYHLVSQCRQAGVKVTPLPGACAVITALSASGLPSDRFSFEGFFPAKSKGRKDKLLEIAKVERTCIFYESPHRISESLKDMLEILGPEREVVLARELTKTFETIQGLPLGELVEWVEEDNNRKRGEMVILIHGHREESHSELPEEALRTLGILTKELPLKKAAAMTAEIYNLKKNALYKWGLENLD
- the rsmH gene encoding 16S rRNA (cytosine(1402)-N(4))-methyltransferase RsmH, which gives rise to MTESFQHISVLLHESIDGLAIKPDGTYIDGTFGRGGHSRTILSKLGPNGRLFSIDRDPQAIAEAQKIDDPRFTIVHGPFSGIAEYAERYDLVGEVDGVLFDLGVSSPQLDDAERGFSFMKDGPLDMRMDPTSGIPVSEWLVNADLDDITWVIREFGEDKHARRIAKAIVAYRENEENEPLTRTSQLAKLISDAAPKSFKEKKHPATRSFQAFRIYINSELEEIDKALNGAMNVLAKEGRLSVISFHSLEDRMVKRFMRKESKGPQVPHGIPMTEDQIKALGSANLKTVGKAIKPSESEVEVNPRSRSSVLRIAEKL
- the ftsL gene encoding cell division protein FtsL — protein: MSQTTPNLAKLILIDLLTVGRVPLIILVLIFASAMGVVLTTHDTRQAVSRLDRVQSERLRLDNEWRNLIIEETALAEHSRVQDIAQNQLDMKRPDADKEVVINIK
- a CDS encoding penicillin-binding transpeptidase domain-containing protein; amino-acid sequence: MKKPSKSKKAQSAPAKKTSSQQSAIFIRWRFYLILFFIFLAFATLVGRAAYIQIIEPDNLIHQSDLRTVRAKTIHSARGIISDRNGEALAVSVPVDAVWANPAIIMKKGALKDKDRWYALADVLNLDREGLINKIRNSKNDKDEPRQFIYLQRQVNAAMANYIRQLKLPGVGLKAESRRYYPAGEVSAHTVGVTGIDGHGLEGVERSYDKWLTGEAGKRIIRKDRYGHVVENISLEKSEAGKPLTLTIDQRIQAIAFRAVKQAMADYRATSASAVMVDVKTGEVLAMVNAPSYNPNNRADYQSYKMRNRVITDAFEPGSTVKPFVVLAALENGVADEHTIIDVGNGTMRIGGARVRDSDRIVGGKASLQMILKKSSNVGVSKLSLRMPIEALLGMYNSVGLGETSGLNLPGESTGIFPTRTRWSDFERATIAFGYGLAITPIQLAHAYATLGNMGKYQPLHLIEGHRQANLEHQVADPKYVREVLDMLETVTQPGGTAVKAAVPGYRIAAKTGTSRKAIAGGYSDEYFAYTAGVAPVSNPRLSLVVMVNEPQGDSYYGGAVAGPVFGEIMKGALQILNIAPDENKVTDDQK
- the murE gene encoding UDP-N-acetylmuramoyl-L-alanyl-D-glutamate--2,6-diaminopimelate ligase, whose amino-acid sequence is MRNTGKALSSLLSPWLVMEPSTATQVQVTALHLDSRQVQPGDTFVAVIGHSVDGRQFIDTAVNQGANAVIAQADDDIHPHGFVTEHNQTPVIYVEHLNEHLSELGARLYGEHHNKPIAVTGTNGKTTITQLIAQWLTLVGKKAAVMGTTGNGFLDSLKTAKNTTGSALDIQEQLFELAQQGAEYTALEVSSHGLVQGRVRVLPFAASVFTNLSRDHLDYHGTMEAYAKAKQSLFTEHHCEAAIINSDDAIGHQWLNEIPNAIGVSLYQKPATDKFVWATQVEYVDSGISMQVEGTWGQGTLTVPLIGEFNASNVLLAYTCLLSLGFSAQQLLSTAPKLQPVIGRMELFQHPAKAKVVVDYAHTPDALEKALQALRVHCKGKLFSIVGCGGDRDSGKRPMMAQIAEQYADSVVLTDDNPRSESPEQIIQDMQAGLAHPEHVLVEHDRFKAIALALSHSTKDDIILVAGKGHEDYQILADRTIHYSDRESAQTLLELTA
- a CDS encoding UDP-N-acetylmuramoyl-tripeptide--D-alanyl-D-alanine ligase: MITMTLSTIAAELNGELIGQDCEIKTVSTDTRYIEGQSLFIALVGERFDAHDFVAQAQENGAAALLVSRKVASSLPQVLVTDTKQALGQLGAYVHQQCATPTIAITGSCGKTTVKEMVASILSEKGKVLFTSGNFNNDIGVPLTLLRSTPEDDYAVIELGANHIGEIQYTVSLVQPDIALVNNVAAAHLEGFGSIDGVKQAKGEIYSGLKAGSCAVVNLDSNGGDRWKATLANKKVKTFSITDHNADFYAQNIRLNEDGRASFTLVTPKQQVPVTLGIIGKHNVANALAATILATEMGASIENVVTGLANITPVKGRVAVSMLTDKIKLIDDSYNASVPAMKAAVDLLGGFPSMRWLILGNMAELGEESLALHRQVGEHAAPFKFEHVLTYGQDTRVISDVCQGKHFDTHEDMILYIKQQLEKYNDQTHTLLIKGALSSSMGKVVAALKEIF